Genomic segment of Bradyrhizobium diazoefficiens:
GAAGGCCTATCTGCGGCTGGTCCTGGCAGGCGAGGCGATCGAGGACGTCTCGGATGCATCGGGATCGCTCTGGCTCGACGTGGCGCGACGGGACTGGTCGGATGCCGCACTGGCTGCGACCGGCCTGTCGCGCGCGCACATGCCGAGCCTGGTCGAGGGCTGCGCGCCCGCGGCAACGCTGCGCAGCGAGCTGGCGCAGCGCTGGGGCATGGCGAGGTGCCCGATGATCGCGGGCGGGGCCGGCGACAATCCCGCGGGCGCCATCGGCATCGGCGCAATCAGGCCAGGAACCGCGTTCATTTCGCTGGGAACCTCAGGCGCCTTGCTGGCGCCGACAAGCCATGTTGCCGCCAATCCGGACCGCGTGGTCCACACGTTCTGCCACGCGATCCCCCGCATGTGGATTCAGGCCGGCGCGATCCTCTCGGCGGCCTCCTGTCTGGCCTGGGTCGCGCGCCTGTTCGGCGCCGCCGAGGCCGAACTGCTGGCGCCGCTGGGGTCGCGCCCGCAGGCGCCGTCTCCGGTGAGCTTCCTGCCTTATCTCGCGGGCGAGCGAACGCCGCATGACGACCCCGTCGTGCGCGGCATGTTCGAAGGTTTGAGCCACGGCACCGACCGCGCGGCGATCGTGCAGGCTGTGCTCGAAGGCGTTGCCTTCGCGCTCGCGGATTGCCGGGACTCGCTCGCCGCGGCCGGCATCTCGGTCGCGGAGGCCGATGTCATCGGCGGCGGATCGCGGTCCCGGTTCTGGCTGTCAGTGTTGGCCAACGTTCTGAACGTTCCGATCCATCGCTTTGCCGAAGGTGAAACGGGCGCAGCGTTTGGTGCGGCGAGATTAGGGCGGCTTGCTGTCACCGGCGAGGCAATCGCCACCGTCTGTACGGCCCCGCAACGGATCGAGACCTTCGAACCGGAGCGCGCGCTGGTCGAAGCCTATGCCGAACGGCTTCCCGGCTGGCGCGAACTGTATCGGCCGCGCCACTAGCATCGCTTCGCCCCCGAATTTCTGACTGTTCGCTGTTGCCCTGCGCCGCGGCCTTTTGTTTAATGCGTAGACCGCGCTTTAAAAAAATGGAGACGCGGACGGGAAACGCAACATTGTGCGGCGGGAGGCAGGATGAACGATCCGATCCTCGAGATGCGGGGAGTTTCAAAATCCTTCTTCGCCATCAAGGCGCTGCGCGCGGTCGACCTGACCGTCTATGCCGGCGAGATTCATGCCCTGATGGGCGAGAATGGCGCGGGCAAGTCGACCCTCATGAAAATCCTGTCGGGGGCCTACCGGCCCGATCCCGGCGGCGAGATCCGCATCGAGGGTAAGCCGGTGCGCATCGAAGGTCCGCTCGGCGGGCGGGCCGCGGGCATCTCGATCATCTATCAGGAGCTCTCTCTGGCTCCCAATCTGAGCGTCGCGGAGAATATTTATCTCGGCCGCGAGGTCTCCCGTTCGGGATTTCTGGCGCGCGGTGTCATGCGCGAGGGCGTCGGCCCGATCCTGGAGCGGTTGGGCGCGGACTTCCTGCCGTCGACGTTGGTGGCGCATCTCTCCATGGGGCAGCGCCAGCTCGTCGAGATCGCGCGTGCGCTGCACGCGCGCTCGAAAATCCTGATCATGGACGAGCCGACCACCGCGTTGTCGGCCGGCGAGAGCGAACGGCTGTTTGCGCTGATCCGGCAACTCCGCGCGGAGGGACTCGCCATCATCTACATCTCGCACCGCATGGACGAGGTCTATGCGCTCGGGGATCGCGTCACCGTGTTGCGCGACGGCCGCCTGGTCGGCTCGCTCGACAAGCAGGATATCCGCGCCGATGCCATCGTGCGCATGATGGTCGGGCGCGATGTCTCATCCTTCTATAAGAAGGATCACGATTCCGGGGCCGAGAGGGGGCACCCCGTGCTCACAGCCATCGACATGGCGGACGGGCAGCGCGTCAAAGGCTGCTCGTTCACTGTGCATG
This window contains:
- the xylB gene encoding xylulokinase; this encodes MYLGIDLGTSAVKTVLVDSAQRVIASQSRALTIASPLSGYFEQDPAQWIEATFATLDALKASHGKELAAVEGIGLSGQMHGATLLDANDTPLRPCILWNDGRSAAECRILEQRWPALRATTGNKAMPGFTAPKLLWIATHEPEIFAATTRVLMPKAYLRLVLAGEAIEDVSDASGSLWLDVARRDWSDAALAATGLSRAHMPSLVEGCAPAATLRSELAQRWGMARCPMIAGGAGDNPAGAIGIGAIRPGTAFISLGTSGALLAPTSHVAANPDRVVHTFCHAIPRMWIQAGAILSAASCLAWVARLFGAAEAELLAPLGSRPQAPSPVSFLPYLAGERTPHDDPVVRGMFEGLSHGTDRAAIVQAVLEGVAFALADCRDSLAAAGISVAEADVIGGGSRSRFWLSVLANVLNVPIHRFAEGETGAAFGAARLGRLAVTGEAIATVCTAPQRIETFEPERALVEAYAERLPGWRELYRPRH
- a CDS encoding sugar ABC transporter ATP-binding protein; this translates as MNDPILEMRGVSKSFFAIKALRAVDLTVYAGEIHALMGENGAGKSTLMKILSGAYRPDPGGEIRIEGKPVRIEGPLGGRAAGISIIYQELSLAPNLSVAENIYLGREVSRSGFLARGVMREGVGPILERLGADFLPSTLVAHLSMGQRQLVEIARALHARSKILIMDEPTTALSAGESERLFALIRQLRAEGLAIIYISHRMDEVYALGDRVTVLRDGRLVGSLDKQDIRADAIVRMMVGRDVSSFYKKDHDSGAERGHPVLTAIDMADGQRVKGCSFTVHAGEVVGLAGLIGAGRTELAHLIIGAAPRISGRLELEGRPIEIRTPGEALEAGIAYLTEDRKALGLFLDMSCLDNINLAVLGRDAKLGWLLDRDKARERADRAFVGLSIRATNVGVPAGGLSGGNQQKVLLSRLLAIAPKVLILDEPTRGVDVGAKSEIYSIIDNLAKAGTAILVISSDLPEIIGICDRVIVMRSGLVAGEVRRTEAAPLAQEDIMALATGTEHLDA